One Succinivibrio dextrinosolvens DNA window includes the following coding sequences:
- a CDS encoding EAL domain-containing protein encodes MNNAIMPPVLSAAAGEGGSLLIHSHVTSVGYDPLTNLPGIREFQFLAPNSVDEVNSSGKIPAVVFFDLAGMKAFNLRYGFDEGDNLLVCFSNILISKFSRGNCCRFGSDQFAVICSTDKIEDELQSIFSALTQANSGKTLNVRAGIYALSHIDENIIYAIDKAKMAADINKYSIESRYTWFNEKMSSDYLLKEYIISHLDQAIERGWIRVYFQPVIRTLTKRICSVEALARWDDPTYGFLQPGQFISVLENNGLSFKLDMAVARRTAQIIRSMLDEGKNVVPVSLNFSRYDFILGDPVNSIDGLLKEFNLPSDYFVVEITESTVIKDYALMRGMIERFHEIGIEVWMDDFGSGYSSLNVLKDFNFNEIKIDMEFLSNLNQRSQIIIAQTIQMAKKLGIHTLAEGVETEEQIEFLSKIGCEKLQGYYFGSPMSFTDIFPYIEKKGLLCESREAASFFDQAGLVEMSDNMPTALFLYGKDKKFVLLRENDAYRDIITSDKISDSDAIRINMNSSDSVLSRKFRNLARRAIVNGDEEKMIFVDRGRYYLFSFEQVVKNRNYSLLLAHIDAVNYDFAMNQNKLLDNTLRNIISVFDSIYLVNMNTDSRTVLFSDIPTEKSGEVLYGLKQFYSNYSVRHIYPDDLERYRQFTTKDYLLERINKYNRGFYEDSFRIKRTDGNYEWKDFIIVTVPETDNKEMFVCIKASSMGYQEDIVSTVNRYFGFDDNSSSGASVAKDALLWRTMMEQSHVKFFWKDAQRRFVGVSKSFLDYFNIKSFEEIKGKNDEEIGWHTNNAPYRQDELNVLKKGLIIRNSDGECVVNGVLKPISATKFPIYKKGKIVGLMGYFIELSEKENNDSVQNSRFIDPATGFMNSRGILIALFGMENELRDHNRDYTIILCDVTAVTMLRREFGLAFSEKVLKKIAEKIKSVFTPMTSLGRLQSGRFIICYRDSYDRLSKLLQKLKDEISKIRKVDSHKCSLTADLGIAKGSEASNSQKVMELASKRMRSSQGRASLKNISQFDLHADLPLPYALVHPIVEEDRVVDLQYMYVNSKYCEIAGKTMEELMGHTYRENFPTADVQWIQFTKRASLGEIASGRVFSDTVHHWLQFYCSPASKPGCCAVMFTIIDEDKKNYDRLTRGKTTDDCIIRIARILNSETNIKVGITNSFECLGKVIHPDRLSIFDIDGWEVSRTFEWCRRGIESNIFSRRKFDYHAISYWEKILFNESSIVVHDTEVVAEFSPKLYGFLKKLKINNFIASPLYNDGKLSGYLVAENYRADELVDTRRLLETVSYFIADRMALSLSLEKLERLSSHDSLTGAGSRNALFERIAELKKVSSKLGIVFADLNGLKLINDNQGHASGDEAIRGAVNLLFRFCGENNVYRNGGDEFIAIIPNISIGSFESIRDNLLEASKIGNSESLSIGFEWCDDSRKLDESLKSADRKMYAAKSEYYSTHDRRQRE; translated from the coding sequence ATGAATAACGCAATTATGCCTCCAGTTTTATCTGCAGCTGCTGGTGAGGGCGGCAGTCTTCTTATACATTCGCATGTTACCTCAGTAGGTTATGATCCCTTAACCAATCTTCCTGGTATTAGAGAGTTTCAGTTTTTAGCCCCTAATTCCGTCGATGAAGTTAATTCCTCAGGAAAAATCCCTGCAGTTGTATTTTTCGATCTTGCAGGCATGAAAGCCTTTAATCTTCGTTATGGCTTCGATGAGGGCGATAATCTTTTAGTCTGTTTTTCCAATATTCTGATCTCCAAATTCAGTAGAGGTAACTGCTGTCGTTTTGGCAGTGATCAGTTCGCGGTTATTTGTTCAACCGATAAAATCGAGGATGAATTACAAAGTATTTTCTCTGCGCTTACTCAAGCTAATTCAGGAAAGACTCTTAACGTAAGAGCCGGAATCTATGCGTTATCTCATATTGATGAGAATATCATTTACGCCATAGACAAAGCTAAAATGGCGGCTGATATCAATAAGTACTCCATTGAATCTCGTTATACCTGGTTTAATGAAAAGATGAGCTCTGACTATCTTCTGAAGGAGTATATTATTTCTCATCTTGATCAGGCTATTGAGAGAGGGTGGATTCGAGTTTATTTTCAACCGGTTATCAGAACTCTTACCAAAAGAATCTGCAGTGTTGAAGCTCTTGCCAGATGGGATGATCCTACATACGGATTTCTTCAGCCGGGGCAGTTTATCTCAGTTTTAGAGAACAACGGGCTTTCCTTCAAACTTGATATGGCTGTAGCTCGCCGGACTGCCCAGATTATTCGTTCCATGCTTGATGAAGGAAAAAACGTAGTTCCTGTTTCTCTGAACTTTTCAAGATATGATTTTATATTAGGCGATCCTGTCAACAGTATTGATGGTCTTCTCAAGGAGTTTAATCTTCCATCAGACTATTTTGTTGTTGAAATTACTGAATCTACTGTTATTAAGGATTATGCTCTGATGCGCGGCATGATTGAGAGATTTCACGAAATCGGCATTGAAGTCTGGATGGATGACTTTGGTTCCGGTTACTCCTCTCTTAATGTTTTGAAAGATTTTAACTTCAATGAAATCAAAATTGATATGGAGTTTTTGTCCAATCTGAACCAGCGCTCTCAGATCATTATTGCCCAGACAATTCAGATGGCAAAGAAACTTGGAATTCATACTCTTGCAGAGGGTGTTGAGACAGAGGAACAGATTGAATTTCTAAGTAAAATAGGTTGTGAAAAGCTTCAGGGCTACTATTTTGGTTCTCCAATGAGCTTTACTGATATTTTTCCTTATATTGAAAAGAAAGGCTTGCTTTGTGAAAGTCGAGAGGCCGCATCTTTCTTTGATCAGGCTGGCCTGGTTGAGATGTCAGATAATATGCCTACCGCGCTGTTTCTTTATGGTAAGGACAAGAAATTTGTGCTTTTGCGAGAGAATGACGCCTACAGGGATATTATCACGTCAGATAAGATTTCCGATTCTGATGCCATTAGAATAAACATGAACTCCTCTGATTCTGTTTTAAGCAGAAAATTCAGAAACCTTGCCAGAAGAGCAATTGTCAATGGCGATGAGGAGAAAATGATTTTTGTGGACAGAGGTCGTTATTATCTGTTTTCCTTTGAGCAGGTAGTAAAAAACCGTAACTACTCTCTGCTGTTGGCCCATATAGATGCAGTTAACTATGATTTTGCCATGAATCAGAATAAGCTGCTTGACAATACACTTAGAAATATTATTTCCGTCTTTGACAGTATTTACCTAGTGAATATGAATACTGATTCAAGAACAGTGCTCTTCAGTGACATTCCTACCGAGAAAAGTGGAGAAGTTCTTTATGGCTTAAAGCAGTTTTACTCCAACTATTCAGTCCGCCATATTTACCCTGATGATCTTGAGCGCTATCGTCAATTTACGACTAAGGATTATCTGTTAGAGAGAATCAATAAGTATAATCGTGGCTTCTATGAGGATTCTTTCAGAATTAAAAGGACTGATGGTAACTATGAATGGAAGGATTTCATTATTGTCACTGTACCTGAAACAGATAACAAGGAGATGTTTGTCTGTATCAAGGCTTCTTCCATGGGGTATCAGGAGGATATTGTTTCGACTGTAAACCGTTATTTTGGCTTTGATGATAATTCATCCTCTGGAGCTTCTGTTGCTAAGGATGCTCTTTTATGGCGAACCATGATGGAACAGAGCCATGTGAAGTTTTTCTGGAAAGACGCTCAGCGTCGTTTTGTAGGCGTAAGCAAATCTTTCCTTGATTACTTCAATATCAAATCTTTTGAGGAGATTAAGGGTAAAAATGATGAAGAGATAGGATGGCATACTAATAATGCTCCATACAGACAGGATGAGCTGAATGTTCTAAAAAAGGGTCTTATTATCAGAAATTCTGATGGAGAATGCGTGGTTAATGGCGTTCTTAAGCCTATTTCTGCCACTAAATTCCCAATTTATAAAAAAGGTAAAATTGTCGGGCTGATGGGGTATTTCATTGAGCTATCCGAGAAAGAGAATAATGATTCTGTTCAGAATTCAAGATTTATTGATCCGGCAACCGGTTTTATGAATTCCAGAGGTATTCTGATTGCTCTGTTTGGAATGGAGAATGAGCTTCGTGATCACAACCGTGACTATACCATAATTCTCTGCGATGTTACTGCGGTTACAATGCTAAGACGGGAATTCGGTCTGGCTTTTTCCGAGAAGGTCTTAAAGAAAATTGCTGAAAAAATTAAATCTGTATTCACTCCTATGACTTCTTTGGGACGACTTCAGTCTGGCAGATTTATCATCTGTTACCGTGACAGCTATGACAGACTTTCAAAACTTCTACAGAAGCTTAAAGATGAAATCAGTAAGATTCGAAAAGTAGATTCTCATAAATGCTCTTTGACGGCAGATCTGGGTATTGCTAAGGGCTCTGAAGCTTCAAATTCACAGAAGGTAATGGAACTAGCCTCCAAACGCATGAGATCAAGTCAGGGAAGAGCCTCCTTAAAGAACATTTCTCAATTTGATCTTCATGCTGATTTACCTCTTCCTTATGCTTTGGTTCATCCAATTGTAGAAGAGGATAGAGTTGTTGATCTGCAATACATGTATGTAAACAGCAAATACTGTGAAATTGCAGGAAAAACGATGGAAGAGCTGATGGGGCATACCTATAGAGAAAACTTTCCTACGGCTGATGTTCAGTGGATACAGTTCACCAAGCGAGCCAGCTTGGGAGAAATAGCTTCTGGCAGAGTATTCTCAGATACAGTTCATCACTGGCTTCAATTCTACTGTTCACCTGCATCAAAACCAGGCTGCTGTGCAGTAATGTTTACCATTATTGATGAAGATAAGAAAAATTACGACAGACTTACTCGCGGTAAGACCACGGATGATTGTATTATCAGAATTGCAAGAATCTTAAACAGTGAGACTAACATAAAAGTTGGCATTACTAATTCCTTTGAATGTCTTGGCAAGGTTATTCATCCTGATAGGTTGTCCATTTTTGATATAGACGGGTGGGAGGTTTCAAGGACTTTCGAATGGTGTAGAAGGGGGATTGAATCAAATATATTCTCTCGCAGAAAATTTGATTATCACGCTATCAGCTACTGGGAGAAGATTCTGTTTAATGAATCCAGTATTGTGGTCCATGATACTGAAGTGGTAGCAGAATTCAGTCCAAAACTCTATGGTTTCCTAAAGAAGCTTAAGATCAATAACTTTATAGCTTCACCTCTTTATAACGACGGTAAACTTTCAGGCTATCTTGTAGCGGAGAACTATCGTGCAGATGAACTGGTCGATACCAGACGACTACTGGAAACAGTTTCCTACTTCATTGCTGACCGAATGGCCTTAAGCCTTTCTCTTGAAAAACTAGAACGATTAAGTTCCCATGATTCACTTACTGGAGCGGGGAGCCGTAACGCCCTGTTTGAAAGAATTGCTGAACTTAAGAAGGTATCATCTAAGCTTGGAATTGTCTTTGCTGACCTTAATGGACTTAAGCTTATTAATGATAATCAAGGCCACGCTTCTGGCGATGAGGCAATTCGTGGAGCTGTAAATCTGCTCTTCAGATTCTGCGGAGAAAATAATGTCTATAGAAATGGAGGCGATGAATTTATCGCTATTATTCCAAATATTTCTATAGGTTCATTTGAATCAATTCGTGATAATCTTCTTGAAGCCTCTAAGATTGGAAATAGCGAATCCTTATCTATCGGTTTTGAATGGTGTGACGATTCTCGAAAGCTTGATGAATCACTTAAAAGTGCAGATAGAAAAATGTATGCAGCTAAGTCTGAATACTATAGTACTCACGACAGAAGACAAAGAGAGTAA